Genomic segment of Pongo pygmaeus isolate AG05252 chromosome 1, NHGRI_mPonPyg2-v2.0_pri, whole genome shotgun sequence:
AACTTCTGGGCCATATGTTTACTAGACactgctggccgggcacggtggctcatgcctgtaatcccagcactttgggaagctgaggtcagcactttgggggatcatgaggtcaggagattgagaccatcttggcctacatggtgaaaccccgtctctactaaaaatacaaaaaatcagctggatgtggtggtgtgtgcctgtaatcccagctacttgggaggctgaggcaggagaattgcttgaaccagggagtcggaggttgcagtgcgccgagatcacgccactgcactccagtctggtgacagagtgagactccatttcaaaaaaaatagataCTGCCAATCAGTTTCCACCCTGGCTGCAGGAGTTCACATTTCCACCAGCGGTATGTGAAAATCCCCACTgtttcacattctcaccaacacttggatTTTAGCTATTCTGGTGGGTATGTAGTCATATCACATTGCGATTTTAATCTCCATCTCATGAGTCATCATGCCATTGCCCCACTTCCGATGGACCACATACACTCCAGAACTCCTTATGAAGAGGGGCTTTGTCAGGCCTGCACTGCAGGTTGGCTCTTCTCTCTGCCCAATCCTGCTGCcacccttttttttcccccacagatGTTGATCCTTAATaagtacagatgctcctcaacttacgaGGGGGCTATGTCCCAACAAGCCCATCGTAAGCTTGAAATACTATAAGTCAAAATGCATTTAACTTAAACTTgactaccttaaatgtgctcagaacactaaACATTAGTCTACACAGTTGGGCAAAACCATCTAACACAAAGCCAATATTATAATAAAGGAttgaatatttcatgtaatttattgaatactgtactgaaagtgaaaacagAATTGTTGTGTGGgtactcaaagtatggtttctactgaatgcccACCACTTTTGCATCATCTTAAAGTCAAGCAATCGTTAAGTCGAAGTATTGttaagtcagggaccatctgtgCTCTGCAGGCCAAACTCTGTCAGTGTCTGCTTCTGAGGAATCCAATCTGTAACAATTTGCCTACTCCTACCATAGTTCCTACAGCTGCCTCAATTACTGCCATGTACAGTGTGTTTTAACCTATGAGCTTTTGTCAatgaacacatatatatttgtttttcatgacACCGTAAGGTAGCAAAAATCAATCTAAGTCCTATAAATGGTATTGTTATATGTTTGTTAAAATTATGCTTTAAAGCTTTAAGTTATATTGTTACATACACATTTCTTGGAGAGATTACAGTATGATTGATATTTATAGGGCAATTTCCCCCTTACCGCTTTTCTTTTGCAAAAATATCTTAGTTACCCCCATGGATTACAATTCCAAATAAATTCCAAAATGAGCTCATCAGTTTCCCTTAAAAAATTCTGTGGAGATTTTGGTTGGAAGTCACTGAATTAATAGGATAACTTGGGGAGAACAGATATCttcataaaattacattttctctctttctttctttcttctttttcttcctttctttctttttcttttttgttgagacaaggtctaactctgtcacctaggctagagtacagaggtacaatcttggctcactgcaacctctgccttctgagctcaagggatcctcccacctcagcctccccagtagctgatactacaggcacgcaccaccatgcccagctaaattttttttgtattttttggtagagacgggattttgccattttgtctaggctggtcttgaaccactGAGCTCAAGTggtacacctgccttggcctcccaaagtgctgggattacaggcatgagccatcatgcctgaatTGATCTTTCTAACATATGAATTTTCTATGGCTTCCCAAAATCAAAATCTCTTCTTGACATGATATATTTCCCTTACCCAGCTGAACATGCTCATCTCCCTGCATTAGTTCTTCACATTCTCTTCAACTTAAAATGGCTTTTTCTGACACATCATGTCTCTTGTCTCTGTACCTACTATTCCCTCTGTGTAAaactcttcctctccttctctctctcccacctcctcactGTCTGCCACGCTTCTATTTGTTCTTCAAGTTTCAACTCAAGAATTACCTCTGATATGAACCTTCCCTCGAGACAGGCCTATCTATGCTCCTTCTTCCCTGGCACCTTTGCCTGTGGATAGCCCTCCACATTGCACTAATGACATCGAATTATAATTTGTCTCTTTGATTATTTGTGAATTAATTAAGcagaaatttttcttaaaattaaggacaatgtatattaataattttcattCTCGTCACCCATCACAGCACCCAGGGCTTGTTTGGCACTCAATGCATACTTGTTAAATGCATACATCTAATGTACAAATGCATAAGTAGTGGAATTATGGGCATCTGGCAGGCAAAGTGGACAGATATTTTGTTACAGGCACTCTTTcatttgtgcttttaaaattacTATGGTGATGATGTGAAAGGCTGGCCTTGTTTTAGTGCAAATTCtaacttaattattttcttctgactCGCAGGTAACTTTCTTTTCCTGTTTAATATTGCTGATATAttgatacaccatggaataatatgtagccataaaaaagaatgagttcatgtcctttgcagcaggaagccatcattctcagcaaactaacacaggaacagaaaaccaaacacggcatatTATCACTTGtaattgggagttgaacaatgagaacacatggacacagggaggggaacatcacacaccaaggtctgttgcggggtgggggtaAAGGCAAGGGAGAGCATTaaaacaaatacctaatgcatgtggagcttaaaacctagatgacaggttgataggtgcagcaaaccaccatggcccatgtatacctatgtaacaaacctgcacgttcggcatatgtatcccagaacttaaagtaaaattaaaaaaataaattttacagatATATTGAAATACTGGGATGACTACTCTTCTAAAGCTTAGTTAATGTGTTTTGATTAAACAAATGCAAtccaaaaaatacatattaacaatattaacatGTCTTTCTATGTACCAAGCACTATTAGGCATTTGGAAAACATGTCCTCTAGATTGAAAGGAGTCAAGAATTGTTCCCCAAATGTCTGGAAAATAATTGTTATCCAAATGTAAATGTGCATGAAAGAGAAACATGTAAAACTCAAGGCAGTCAGCAAAAGGGCAGGTTTTCATTGCTACCTTTAAAATTCAGAACATTTGATTAAAGTGAAGGGATGTGAGAAGAACCATGGGGAAAGGCTATCTgcttaatgaaaaataataggCATCGGCATTTTCTCCCTCAAAGCTGGGGTGGGCTATGAAAGTACTTCCTCAATAGCTGCCTGGGGACtttcaagatattttataaagttatttttttcaagaggcttttttttttttttcctgcagaggctacagtgaaaaGTGTGAAAAATCTATACAGAAATTAAAtgaagcaatctacagatttttAGAGTAGAAAGTGGGAACAGAAATAGTGGAAaaaggccgggtatggtggctcacacctgtaatcccagcagttcaggaggccgagatgggcagatcacctgaggtcaggagtttaagaccagcctggccaatatagtgaaaccccgtctttactaaaaatacaaaaattagctggacgtggtggcgcgcctgtaatcccagctacttgggaggctgaggcaggagaatcgcttgaacccaggaggcggaggttgcagtgagccaagattgcaccactgcactccagcctgggtgacaaagccaggctccgtctcaaaaaaaaaaaaaaaaaaaaaaaagaaatagtgggAAAAAAGCTAACAATTACTACCACATAGCTAAGAACTACTGAGCATCTGTTCTGTTCCAGGCACTATAATGgacattattttaaatgcattctctcatttaatccccataaAAATCCAGTGAAGGAGGAGCTATGATTTTAATGGCAGGGAAATTGTGGTTCAGTATCATCCTATGTAAGCTCATGCTTAAGTGGCTAACTCCACAGCTAACTCTCTTCACTGTTTCACTAGCTATCTACTATTTGAAGCATGCATAACACAAAAGAGAAGTTTTCTATTCTTTAAAGACTAAAGCCTGAGCTCAGGCAGACAGCCTCAGAACCCTCTGCCCTTGGTGTGACTGTTCTGATACAATTCTTTTGTCAATAACATGTAATGGGTACCTGCTAGATGCCTGGATCTGTGCTGAGTGCTGGGAGACAGAAAGGACAAAGCCACTGCTTCTAACCTAGAAGGAACAAGTGGTGACCTAGACAAATAAGCAAGGGCAACACCATGTAAAAGAAGGAGTTTGCAGGGTGGGTTCTTCACAAGGATCAAACCTAGACATAAGGAAAAGATAACTATTCCACAGTGGGCCTGTGGGGATGGGGACCAGTGTAggtttttcacataaaaacataaagtCAGGATGAGAAGCAGCAGGATCTGGTATGATTATTTCAGCCACTCCTGGCTAGGGGCTTCCCCTAATATCCCAATGAGGAGGATTTGCTAAACAAAAGCTGGAGCGCCTGGTTATTAGCTTATGCTGATTTAGTCATCCTCACTTCCTATTCATTTTATACAGCTCTATGTGCAAAGAATTTTGCCAGGTATTATTCACTGTCAGGtagtctttcaataaatatttatgtagtgCCCACTCTGAGCATTGGGAATATGAAGGTGGACAGGATAGACATTCTTGCTCTCCCGGAGCTCCCATTCTACCAGTGGAGACAATAAACACGtagctaaaaaaataaatactgttattatagtatttatttttgttgtgatGAATTAATGATTGCTATGAAAGGAATAGAGTTGGCTGATGGAGAGTAACTGGGGAAGGCCTCTAGGAAAGAGTGCTCTAGGAGTCACTGCTGAGGAGTGACATCTAAGTGGAGGTCCCAATGGAAGTGAGGCAGCCATGCCAGCAGCTGAGGGAAGAGCATTTTGAACATAGGGAACAGCAAACACAAAGACAGATACTGAGGTGGCGTGCTTAAAGCCAGAGGGTTTGTAGACCTCATTCTCCTGCTCTGATGCCTGAGACCAAGCTCTAGGCACCTGTTTTGTAATGGAGCTGTAATAGGGTCTATTGCTATTTTGTATGCCAGCAATAAATGGTGtagcaataaataaatttttttcatcttcttgCAAAAAAATTCACATTGTGAAACTTACAAAAGGCTCATACTTTGCatgttaatagaaaaataaggccaggcatagtggctcatgtctataatcccagcactttgggagaatgaggtgggaggaccaattgaggccagaagttcaagaccagcctgggcagcatatgagaccccatctctacaaaaaattaaaaattagccatgtgtggtggcatacacctttagtcccagctacatgggagtctgaggtgggaggatcacttgagggaggatcacttgagcccaggagtttgaggctgcagtgagctgtgagccaCACTGCAgtgtagcctggatgacagagcaagaccttgtttcaaaaaaaaaaaaagaaaagaaaaaaaaaggaaaaaagaaaaacaaagaaacaaccaCAAGGAAAAAGAAGATGTAGGGCTAGAAGAGGCATCAGATATTAATATCATCTAATCCAACTCCTCATTTTAGATGAGAGAATTGAGGCCCAAAGGTAAGATAAAAATCCCATGGTCACATGGCACGATAGTGGCAGACCTGAGATTAGAACTCCAAAATGTGAGAGTATTCTTTCCTTAACAGGTAAGGGATGAAATGTTTATAACTGGCAGGTACTCAAACTATTTGTAttaatcatttgtttttaaaatgatgaacCCAATTTTCCTCCTTTTGAATTTCTCCCACTTAGTTTTCCATCTATTTTGAAGTTCTTCCAAATTCAGTTGATATAAAGCAAACCAACTTTGATTAAGGATCCTTCTTAGCCCAATGTCGAAATCAGGGTGTGTGACATCATTTGGCCACCAGAGGGCACTGAAGTCTACTATTCAGAGTAGATGATCTTGCTTCTGATACACAATTCCTACTGAGTAGCCTGAGAAGTTGGCTGAATATTAGGAGGCTGGGTTTGAGAAGGGAAGTAGCGGTGGGACTTTGGCTCACACACCTGTTGCCCACAGCTGCTCACATGACTGGCCAACAGCAGCTGAGTGAAATTACTTCACCTCTGTTACACAACTCAGCCTTACAGGGCCAGGTGTCTGTCAGAGCCAGCTTTACAAGATGACAAACTCTTGCACTAACACCACCATACAGTCTTTACAACAACAATTACAGTGGAAATTTGAGGCCAGGCCAAAAAGATTAAGACTTGCTCCAAAAAGACGTGACCAAAGCTTAAAGTCATAAAGAATGGAGGCCAGGTGCTATGAGCTTATTGACCAGTTTCCAGAATAGCAGAATCAGGAGCACCTGTGAGAGAATGAGACAGGCCATCTTAGAAGAAGCAAAAGGAATGTCCCTTACAAGGAGCAGGGAAGGGCAGTGGGGGCAATAAATTCATGAAACCGCCGACCCCAAGCTTAATGTCTTAACAGGTCCTGAACTGGTAAGTTCAAATTTGTACATGGGATATTGATAGTAGACTAACAATCCCTTTGTGTGTCTATATGAGAGACTCCTGGGCAGTAGTTTAAAAGGTCTTGAcgggcaataacaaatgttggtgaggatgtggggaaaaggaaacctttgtacactgttagtgggaatgtaaattagtataactgctatggaaaaaaatttggagttcctcaaaaaattaaaaatagaggcaccatatgatccagcaatcccacagcTAGGTATatccccaaaagaaagaaaatcagtatattgagagatgtctgcactcctgtgtttattgcagcaccattcacaacagccaagatttggaagcaacctaagtgtccatcaacagatgaatggataaagaaaatgtggtatatgtacacgatggagtactattcagccataaaaaatgaatggGATCCTGTCTgtctttgcaacaacatggttggaactggaggttattacgtgaagtgaaataagccaggcacagaaagacaaacttcacacatcctcacttatttgtgggagcctAAAtggaaacaattgaactcatggagatagagagtagagggatggttaccagaggcaaaGAAGGGTAGTGGGGGGACTTGCAGCGGaggagtggggatggttaatgggtacaaaaaatagttagaataagacctagtatttcatagcacaacagggtgactatagtcaatagtaatttaagtgtacatttaaaatgactaaaagtgtaattggattgtttgtaacacaaaggataaacgcTTGAGgcaatggataccccatttaccctgatatgactattatgcattgcatgcctctagcaaaatatctcatgtacaccataaatgtatacacctactatgtacccacaaaaattaaaaattttaaaataagtaaataaaaagttttttaaaggtcttgaacttttgggcttcTGCCTAACTTTACTGCTAGTGTAAGTGGGTCCCTTGAGATTTCAGCACCCCAGCATTTGTTAGtgactgaaataatgaaaattctgATCAGGCCCTTGCTTGCACGTGTTGACAACTCTCTTTTTTGCCCAATATCCCTTGTTCCTACAACATAATCGTAAACTGCTGATGTACTGTTTCTTTGTCAAGCAGGAGGAAATAATAACTTCAGGGTTACGAAAAAGTTTGCAAGAGGAATAAGTCCTTTGAAGTACATTGAGGCCAGCTTCTGACGCCCAGAAGTCTGATTGTTCAAGGAATTATCTGAGACTGAAGAAACATAGACTTTTTCCCTCGATTCCCTGAAACACCCCCTCCCTGACTCGCTGGCCGCATAAACACTCTCTGCTTCTTTTTGTTAGGGCGGATTTGAGATACCTTGCCCTCCCGCCTTCTCGCTTTGGCCAAATCGAATAAACTTTTATCTCCAAACACCTATATGTCAGTGTTTGGCATCAGCTACACATGGGGTACACGAGCCTGAGTCTGGACTTCTACAACGCTGGGACCCTCGCTGTTCTTTGGAGCTGACGGTAAATTCAACAGAAAAGAGGCGCATGGGTAGAAAATGCAGCATTTCCTCTCAGATGCCAGATATTCATCTCCAAAGGTATTAAAAGGagggggtgtgtgcctgtgtaaAGAGGCTGCTCTTTTCCCAGCAGTACgacttgggcaagttgcttgatTTCTTCAAGCCTTTCTTTTTCCGCctgtcaaacaaaacaaaacaaatatcccATATAGGACAAATTCACAATCCTTAAAGAGGGCGGGCAGAGCGATTGGAATGCAGATGAACCAATCGCGTCTCCTGCAGGTTGCGGAGCGGCAGAGGGACCCCGCCCCCTGCATTGTGCTTAGCTCTGATTGGCGCCTCTCggaggggcggggcctgggcgCGCCGGGCTCACGCTGGGTCCCTGCAGGTCTTGGGGCCCGGGACTCTGGCTGGAGACACCGCCATGGCCCGGCTATCCCGCGGATCCGCGCGCGCACTGCTCGCCGCCCTGCTGGCGTCGACGCTGTTGGCGCTGCTCGTGTCGCCCGCGCGGGGTCGCGGCGGCCGGGACCACGGGGACTGGGACGAGGCCTCCCGGCTGCCGCCGCTGCCACCCCGCGAGGACGCGGCGCGCGTGGCCCGCTTTGTGACGCACGTCTCCGATTGGGGCGCTCTGGCCACCATCTCCACGCTGGAGGCAGTGCGCGGCCGGCCCTTCGCCGACGTCCTCTCGCTCAGCGACGGGCCCCCGGGCGCGGGCAGCGGCGTGCCCTACTTTTACCTGAGCCCGCTGCAGCTCTCCGTGAGCAACCTGCAGGTGAGCTGGGGCCCGCGGCTTCCCCAGGCGGGCTGTGGGCGGGGCGGCCACACAGCGAGCCTTCACTCTCCCCAGTATTCTTCCCGGGAAGTGGAGCGTGGCTCGAACGGCTGCCGCTTCTCTGCCGCACTGGCAGGTGGGGGTTGCAGCGTCCCAGATGTTGGGCAACTGGGTACCAGGAATTTCGCACACGCCTCCGCCACTGGGCCACGCACCTGGGGTAAATTCTCTGCCGGCAGCCCGAGGACTTCTCATCCCTGAGTGGTTCTTAGTCGTCTTGGGACACAGTGTCTCTATTAACTGTgctcctattctttttttttttttttttctttgagacagaatctcactttgtggcccaggctggagtgcagtggcgctatctcagcttactgcaacctctgcctcccaggttcaagcgattctcgtgcctcagcctcccgagtagctgggattacaggtgcgttccaccacacccggctaatttttgtatttttagtagaggcggggtttcaccatgttggccaggctggtctcaaactcctgacctcacgtgatccacctgtctctgcctcccaaagtgctgggattacaggcgtgaaccactattCTTAAAGGTTTTACAGGGCATAGAGATTGTTGGGTATTTAAACACTTTAATATGTGACTTCAGGGTTTCTCACTCTCTTACCCTTCCTGAATTAAGCTTTTCCCTCCTGCAGCAAGAAGCTAACGTACAATATCGTGGGTGATTACAATGATTACTGCAGTCTTTAGGCCTCCACAGGCATAGTGGCTCCTCAGTAAGATGCAGAGCTGATTGAAGGTGTATCTCTTCCTCGCCCTTTGCCCACCTTCTGGTGCAGGGCCACACTTACAACTCTAATGGACCTCTGCTGTCTCAGGGATGGGGTCACAGACACCCGGCTTGGGAGGCCGGAGACACAGAGAGTCCAGGAGTGGAGCCTGATTTGATGGAGGGTCTTTTTGACAAAGCTCTCACATTTGAGTTCAACTCTGAAAGTACAACATTGTTGATAAAGACAGGATGTAAGAAACTGATGCTTGTTTAATCACTTTTCCATTCGCCTTCCATTCATTGTCTCTTCTATTAATTCTTTGAAGTAGGTATTTTATACCCCATTCTGCAGATGAAGAACTTGAGGCCTACctaggttaagtaacttgtttaaAGCCAGCGGGCAAACCCCTAGTTTCATCTCAGGTTCATCTTTCTTCAAACCACCTATCACAGGCTGGTGGCCCATCAGCTGAATATGTCCCACAGACCAGTTTGGCCTACACagagttctgttttgtttttaataaatttgaatttgttaccaacattttaaaatttagattttactttaaaatgtaaatctctAACTTTTCTTGAAAAATGGGAAGATCCAGTGACACTGTGGGCCTGCATTCTGTGAGCAAAAACAGAAGCAGTGCCCTCTTTTAGCTAAGGCAGATATACCCCAGTTCACCATTTTCTTATTCCCAGCCCATTCCACACCTTTAGGCATTTGCTCAAACCaaactcactccactccatcagtGGTGCTCAACTTTGACTGCAAATCATAGTCACCTAAGAAGGCTTTAAAAATGGGATGCCAAGGTATTTTattgaaaacacattttattttaagacaacACCTCTTCCCCCCACCACAAACCACTCCCTGATGATTCtaatgggggaggagggagattgACCAATACATAATCATATTTAAATTTGTGAGGTGACTAGGGAGTTGCTggtattattgtccccatttagGAAGTGAGGAAACACAGACTCAGAGGTGCAGGGACTTAGCCTGTGACCAGCCAGCTAATGGCTGTCAGGTAGGACTTTAGCCCAGGTCTTTCATGTTTCTAGAAATAGACAGGACAGTGGCAAGGAACCTACCCAGGGCTTTAGGTTTCCATGATGGCAGTGAAAAGAAGTGGCCACATCAGAATGTGTCTGACTTGATTCCATCAATTAGCTGGTCAaagtttctgcttttttcttttcctcctcctgacCTCCAGGGTGCTCTGCATTTCTTCTCATTGACAGGGGGTGAAATTGTTCAGAAGGAACAAGAAGACCTAGGTTTGGGACcatttctcatgtgtaaaatgccTGTCCTCTGTAACTTAGAGATAGGTTGTGAGCTTCAAATGTACTTACCACTGGGAT
This window contains:
- the CREG1 gene encoding protein CREG1; this translates as MARLSRGSARALLAALLASTLLALLVSPARGRGGRDHGDWDEASRLPPLPPREDAARVARFVTHVSDWGALATISTLEAVRGRPFADVLSLSDGPPGAGSGVPYFYLSPLQLSVSNLQENPYATLTMTLAQTNFCKKHGFDPQSPLCVHIMLSGTVTKVNETEMDIAKHSLFIRHPEMKTWPSSHNWFFAKLNITNIWVLDYFGGPKIVTPEEYYNVTVQ